Below is a genomic region from Deinococcus koreensis.
TCGAGCACACGCTGGCCAAGCACGGGGCGGTCAAGCTCTGGCGCGCCATGAAGGAGGAGCCCTTCGTGAACGCCCTGGGCGCCCTGACCGGCAACCAAGCCATGCAGCAGGTCAAGGCGGGCCTGAAGGCCATCTACCTGAGCGGCTGGCAGGTGGCCGGTGACGCCAACAACGCCGGGCAGATGTACCCGGATCAGAGCCTCTACCCGGCCTCCAGCGTGCCCGATGTCGTCAAGCGCATCAACAACACGCTGCGCCGCGCCGACCAGATCCAGCACTCGGAAGGGAAGCACGACATCGACTTCTTCGTGCCCATCGTGGCCGACGCGGAGGCGGGATTCGGCGGCCCGCTGAACGCCTTCGAACTCATGAAGGCCATGATCGAGGCGGGCGCGGCCGGCGTGCACTTCGAGGATCAGCTCGCCAGCGAGAAGAAGTGCGGCCACCTGGGCGGCAAGGTGCTGGTGCCCACGGGCCAGTTCATCCGCACCCTGAGCGCCGCCCGGCTGGCCGCCGACGTCAGCGGGGTGCCCACCGTCCTCATCGCCCGCACCGACGCCGACGCCGCCAACCTGCTCACCAGCGACATCGACGACAACGACAAGGCGTTCACGACCGGCGAGCGCACCCCCGAGGGCTTCTTCTACGTCAAGCCCGGCATCGAGCAGGCCATCTCCCGCGCCCTGGCCTACGCCCCCTACGCCGACGTGATCTGGTGCGAGACCTCAGTGCCCAACCTGGAGGACGCCCGCCGCTTCGCCGAGGCCGTGCACGAGAAGTTCCCCGGCAAGCTGCTGGCCTACAACTGCAGCCCCAGCTTCAACTGGAAGAAGAACCTCGACGACGAGACCATCGCCAAGTTCCAGGTGGAGCTGGGCCGGCTGGGCTACAAGTTCCAGTTCATCACGCTGGCCGGCTTCCACTCGCTGAACCACTCGATGTTCGAGCTGGCCTACGGTTACGCCCGCAACCAGATGACCAGTTTCGTGGAGCTGCAGGAAAAGGAATTCGCGGCCCAGGAACGCGGCTTCACCGCCGTCAAGCACCAGCGCGAGGTAGGCACCGGCTACTTCGACCTCGTCTCGAACGCGGCGGCCGGCGGGCAGAGCAGCACCACGGCCCTGGCCGGCAGCACCGAGGCCCAGCAGTTCGGCAAAGCGGAGAAGGCGCTGGCTGCCGCGCACGACTGAAGCCTGAGGTCGGGCGCAACCGCGCCGACGTCCAACGACGACAGGGAGCCTTGTGATGGGCTCCCTGTCGTCGTCTTGAGACGGATTCGCGGCCTTCGGGCGGGCTCGCCCGCACCCTGGTCTCCATCCTGGCCGCGACGGGCCCACCTGCTCTCCGCACCTGAGCAACCTTCGACCCTGCCGGCCACTTCCACCTTCATCGGTAGACGTGCCATCGTCGTTCGTGGCTTCGCCCAGCCGCCCCGGAACGTGGAGGAGCATTGGACGCTCCGGCAGACTACCTCCACAGTGCGCTCCGCCCTACCCACCTGGAAGGCGCCGGGGACGGTCCGCCCTCGCCATTTGGGACGGGCTGGTGGTGCCTTGCTACGTCCCCATACCGGGACGTCGGAACTGGCTCCATGTTCCTACCCCGGCAGCTTGCCGTCGTCGCGCTGCTCCAGCCGGAAGCCGTGGGGCAGGAAATCCTTCACGTAGCCGCTAACCACGTCGCCGTGCTGGTTCACGCAGACCACGCGGGCGTCCGGCGCGAACTCGAAGAGCACCTGTCGGCAGGCGCCGCAGGGACTGGCGGGCGGGGTCGCCTCGGAATACACCACGACGTCCGTGAACTCCCGCGCGCCGGCGGTCGCCATGGCCTGCACGGCGCTCTGCTCGGCGCAGCGTCCCAGGCCGTAGCTGGCGTTCTCCACGTTCACGCCCGCGAAGACCTGGCCGTCCGGGGTCCGCAGGGCGGCGCCCACCCGGAAGCGGCTGTAGGGAGCATAGGCGCGGGCAAAGGCGGCCTTCGCCTGCGCCAGCAGTTCCGGATCCGGGCTCACGTCCAGGGCGTTGGGCTTACTCACTGGCGGCCTCCTGGGGCTCGTGGAACTGGTCATTGGTCGAGAAGCGCTCCACCAGCACCCGCGTCACGCGGCGCTGGTCGGCGGCCTCGACGGTGAAGGCCCAGCCGTTGTGGTTGAAGGTGCGCCCGACCTCCGGGATGTCGCCGAAATGGCTGGTCATGAAGCCCGAGAGGGTGTCGAACTCGCCCTCGCCGTCCTCCAGATTGCTGCCCAGGCGCTCCTCGGCCTCGTGAACCGTCAGGCTGGCGTCCATCAGGTAGCGGCCCTCGCCGAGTACCTCGATCTGGGGCACCTCCTCCTCGTCGGTCTCGTCGTAGATCTCACCGACGATCTCCTCGAGGGCGTCTTCCAGCGTGACCAGCCCGGTGGTGCCGCCGAACTCGTCCACGACGATGCTCAGGTGGCTCTTCTTCTCGCGCATCTTGGCCAGCAGATCCTTGATCTTCATGCCTTCGGGCACGAAGAACACCGGCCGCATCAGGTCGGCGATGGTCGTGTGGTCGAGCGCGTCCAGATGGGCCAGCACGTCGCTGGTATGCGCGATGCCCACGATGTTGTCGGCGGAGTCCTGAAAGACCGGCACGCGGGAATAGGCGTGCTCGGTGTTCAGCTCCAGCAGCCGCCGCAGCGGCGAGGCGCCGTCCACCACGATCATGTCCATGCGCGGGGTCATGATCTCGCGCACGGTGGTGTCCGAGAGGTCGAAGACGTTGTACACGAGTTCCTTCTCGGAGTCCTCCAGCACGCCTTCCTGGCTGGACGCCGAGACGATCATGCGGATTTCCTCTTCGGAATAGGCCGTGTGGTGCCCGGCCACCGCCTTGAGGCCGAATAGCCGCAGCACGATGCCGCCCAGCGCATTGAGCCCCAGGATCATCGGCCGGAAGATGGCCGTGAAGGCGATCAGCGGCCGCACCAGCGACATCGAGAGCTGTTCGCTGCGCTGCAGCGCGGCCGATTTGGGCACCAGCTCGCCCAGCACGATATGGAAGGTGGTCGCAAGCACGAAGGCCAGCGTGAACGACACCGGGCTCAGGTAGGCCCGGGGCAGCCCCGCGCTCACGAACAGCGGCTCGACCAAGTGGGCGATGGCCGGCTCCGAGACGAAGCCGATCAGCAGGCTCATCATGGACACGCCGAGCTGGACGGCCGCGATGTAGAGGTCGAGGCGGCCCAGCACCCGCTGGACGGCCAGGGCGGTCTTGTTGCCTTCCTCGACCAGCTGGTCGATGCGGGTTCGCCGCACGCTGACCAGCGCGTATTCCACCGCCACGAAGTAGCCGTTGAGCAGCACCAGCACGAGCAGGGCGACGATTCCTAGATAGTCATTCATGTATGGGCGCGCTCCAGTATCCGCGCCCCGGTCATCCGCTTGGCACATGCTGCCCGCCAACCAGCCAGGAGGC
It encodes:
- the aceA gene encoding isocitrate lyase — encoded protein: MTQTPPSSQTPDQTPSQTHSPRTPAEILEKTWQTEERWQGIQRTYSGEDVVKLRGSLPIEHTLAKHGAVKLWRAMKEEPFVNALGALTGNQAMQQVKAGLKAIYLSGWQVAGDANNAGQMYPDQSLYPASSVPDVVKRINNTLRRADQIQHSEGKHDIDFFVPIVADAEAGFGGPLNAFELMKAMIEAGAAGVHFEDQLASEKKCGHLGGKVLVPTGQFIRTLSAARLAADVSGVPTVLIARTDADAANLLTSDIDDNDKAFTTGERTPEGFFYVKPGIEQAISRALAYAPYADVIWCETSVPNLEDARRFAEAVHEKFPGKLLAYNCSPSFNWKKNLDDETIAKFQVELGRLGYKFQFITLAGFHSLNHSMFELAYGYARNQMTSFVELQEKEFAAQERGFTAVKHQREVGTGYFDLVSNAAAGGQSSTTALAGSTEAQQFGKAEKALAAAHD
- the cdd gene encoding cytidine deaminase; this translates as MSKPNALDVSPDPELLAQAKAAFARAYAPYSRFRVGAALRTPDGQVFAGVNVENASYGLGRCAEQSAVQAMATAGAREFTDVVVYSEATPPASPCGACRQVLFEFAPDARVVCVNQHGDVVSGYVKDFLPHGFRLEQRDDGKLPG
- a CDS encoding hemolysin family protein, encoding MNDYLGIVALLVLVLLNGYFVAVEYALVSVRRTRIDQLVEEGNKTALAVQRVLGRLDLYIAAVQLGVSMMSLLIGFVSEPAIAHLVEPLFVSAGLPRAYLSPVSFTLAFVLATTFHIVLGELVPKSAALQRSEQLSMSLVRPLIAFTAIFRPMILGLNALGGIVLRLFGLKAVAGHHTAYSEEEIRMIVSASSQEGVLEDSEKELVYNVFDLSDTTVREIMTPRMDMIVVDGASPLRRLLELNTEHAYSRVPVFQDSADNIVGIAHTSDVLAHLDALDHTTIADLMRPVFFVPEGMKIKDLLAKMREKKSHLSIVVDEFGGTTGLVTLEDALEEIVGEIYDETDEEEVPQIEVLGEGRYLMDASLTVHEAEERLGSNLEDGEGEFDTLSGFMTSHFGDIPEVGRTFNHNGWAFTVEAADQRRVTRVLVERFSTNDQFHEPQEAASE